The window GATCTTGTGGTCTGCCTTGACCTCGTCGGCCAGACGGGCTGCTTTTTCCTGAATGCTCAGGTTGATGACCAGCTCGTAGTCGTGCTGCTTGAGCACGTGGGTGCCGGTCCACGGGAAATAGGTCACGGCTGGCGAGACGCGCATGAGCGGCTCATAGAACATTTTCTCTGCCGCTACGAAGATGGGGTGTCCCGGGTATTTCCGGGAGAGCCACAGCGCCAGCGGATAGGACAGGATGAGATCGCCCATCCTTTGCATTTGCAGCACGAGGATCGGTTTCTTGTTCACCGCATGCTCCTAGGCAAAGGTCTGGCGCATGTTTTCCAAAAGTGAAGCCATGCGATGGTCGTAGGTGTGTTCGGCAAGGATGCGCGTGCGGGCGGCCTCGGCAATGCGTTGCCGCTTGTCAGGAGCATTGAGGTAGATGTCCACCAGCCCGGGGATTTCGTCCGGGTGATTGTAGAACACGATCTCGCGCCCCGGCTCGAAGAGGTCTTCCATCTGTCGGCGATAATCCGTGAGCAGGAACGCACCGCAGCAGGGAACGTCGAACACGCGCTGGTTTACAGCACCCTTCATCTGCTGGCTGGTGCAGTTGAAGTTGATGTCACTGAGGGGATAAAAGTCGGGCAGATCTTCATAATAGGACAGCTCGGAGTGATACCGCCATCCTTCGCGACCTTGGAGCAGTTCATGCCAGCCCGGGTCGCCCACGATAAGGGCATCGAAATCCAGAATGCGCAGGACGCAATCCAGCCGGTACATGAGGGTGGCCTGCCATGTCAGAAACGTCTCGAACGCCTGCTTGCGTTCGGGTGTTCCCAGCGCTTCAAAATCGTCGCGCAGTTCCGGGAAATTCTTTTTCAGGAAACGACCGGAGCATCGTTCTTCCGATTCGCCGAATGCCTTGGCCACCATGATACCGGATTCTACCAGTCGTTGTGATGGCATGGCTGCCTCGATGCGCCTGATGGTCTTGGTGAGCATGGAGTTGCCCACGAACGAGATGGGGGCGCGCCACGCTTCCACAGGCTCGGCCCTGTTGGGGACCAGCCGAGTTGGGTCGGCGGCCAGCGGCAGATGAAATACGTTGTCGAAGCCCATCTCTTTCAGGGATTCGATGTTGTCCACATCCCATGTGAAGATGGCGGAGCGGGCATCATGCAGATTCTGATACGCGCCGAGGATGAGATGGGGATTGTCCACGAACCACGAGGCCAGCGGTACGTCGAACTTGTCCAGCAGGGTGGTGAGCACACCTTCCCGGTCCACGCCCAGATGATTCACGGTGAGCACGAAGTCCGGTTTGAACGAGGTCAGGGTGGAGACCATCTTGGACACAAAGGTGTCGAGGTCCATCTCACGAGTACCGAAATCCATGAGCAGGTGTTCGATATCAAGGCGTCGGCAGGCCGCCTCCAGCTCTCCAATAAGGAAATACTGGCTGGTGAGGAGGAGGATGCGCGGCTTTTCTTCTCGGAATTTGGGCCATGTAGTGAGTGTGGACTGCATTGTATGTGTCTCTATCGGTCGGGTGGGGATTTGTCCATAGGGTGGTTACAACTGTATCCACGTCGTGTCGTTGCGGGAACTCTCCAGACAGGTCTCGATGAACTGCACGCCCCGCAGGCCATCTTCGCCAGTGGGGAAATCCGGCGCTGCGCCGTGGGCGATGGTGTTGCAGAAATTGGTGTAGATGTTGGCAAAGGCGAGGAGCCAGCCTTCGGGGTGGCCGGGGGGCGTGTGGGAGAATGCCTGCGCGCCGGGGGTCAGGTCCGGGGTGCCGCGCACGATCGTCCGGGCGGGTTGGCCCAGCGGCATGTGGCGCAGGTGGTCCGGGTCTTCCTGATGCCACTCCAGCCCGCCTTCGGAACCGAAGATGCGCAGGGTGAGGCCGTTGACCATGCCGGTGGCGGCCTGTGAGTACCAGTACATGCCGCGCGCGCCGGAGTCGTATTCCGTGAGGATGGTGCCGTTGTCGTCCAGTTGACGGCCCGGCACGAGGGTGTCGAGGCGGGCGGCCAGGCGGGTGAGTTTCAGTCCGGTGACATGCGGCACGAGGTACTCCACATGGGTGCCCACGTCGCCCAGCGACAGAACGCCGCCGCTGCGGGCTGGATCAGCTCGCCACGAGGCTTGGATATGGCCCGTTGCCTCCAGCATCTCGGCCAGCCAGCCCTGCGGGTATTCGCAGTTGATGAACCTAATCTCGCCGATATCGCCGCGCGCGATCATCTCTTTCATCTGCCGCACCATGGGGTAGCCCGCGTAGGTATACGTCACGCCCAGAGTCAGCCCCTTGGAGCGGGCCAGTTCCACCAGCTCGGCGGCCTGCGCCGAGGTGTGAGTAAAAGGCTTGTCGCACATGACATGGATGCCGTGCTCAAGGCAGGATTTGACATTGGGGTAGTGCGCCTCGTTGGAGGTAACAACGACGGCGAAGTCGATATCGCCGGCTTCCAGTCGGGCCATCTCTTCGGGAGTGGCGTACAGCCGGTCTTCATTCAATCCCAATTCTGCGCCGATGGCGTGGCTTTTCTCCAGATCACGGGAAAAACATCCTGCCACCAGTTTTGCCTGTCCATTGAGCATGAGGGCGCGCCGATGCACTGCACCGACAAACGCACCGGGCCCGCCGCCGATCATCGCATATTTGAGCATGGGAATTCCTCCATGGCTCCTCGTACAACATAAATGAGATGAGTGGAAATAATGAAAGCCGCACTCAAGTCGTCATTGGGTAGGTGAAAGCAGTGAAAAGGGGAGTCTCGATTGTTTTAATGCTATTGCTTCAGAGTGGCTGGAATGGTATGGGTCTGCTTTGGTGTATTTCTCTGTAATTGTTGCATTCTTTGTATAGATACTGTTGGCGGTGTTCATGAGATTTGTATTGGTTTTTGCTATTGTATGCGCTGTGGTCTGTTCATGGCAGTTGCCTGTATTAGCGGCTGAAACGGATGAGCCCATTCGTGTGACCATGGTGTCTCCTACATGTGACAACAAGCATCCCTTTTGGAGTGAATATCTCGACTTCATGAATGCTGCTGCAGACAGTCTCGGCATTGAACTGACCCTTGTATGCGCCGGGGATCGCATCGACGCAGTGAATGTTGCCCGAAAGGCAATGGCCGACCCCGGAGCGATTGATTATCTCGTGCATGTGTATCTCGCAGCCAGTTCCTGTGATTTGCTGGAGGCGGCTGAGCGGAAAGGAGTGAACATCTTCACGGTGAATACAGGGATCATGGCGAGTGAGCGGGATGTCGTGGGCTATCCGAGAGAAAAATATGAACACTGGATTGGTCATCTCCACCCCGATGATGCAGAGGCAGGAAAACTCCTCGCCCAAAAACTTCTCGACCGCGCCCGGGCGTTGAAGATCGGGCGCGGTGAGCTCCATGTGATCGGCATTGGTGGCGGCCGTGATTCTGCGGCTTCCGTGGATAGGGGCAAGGCGTTTCAGCAGGTCGTAAAGGATGCGCCTGATGCAGACCTTTCCCAATATGTGCTGACTGATTGGGACAGTGACGTTGCGTACAAGAAGACGTGCGGTCTGCTGGTGCGACACCACAAGGCGCGAGTCTACTGGGCTGCCAGTGACGCCCTGGCCTTGGGCGCGGCAAAGGCATTGCAGGAAGCAGGGCTGGAGCCCGGCAAGGACTCCCTCGTCGGAGGCTTGGATTGGACTCACGCCGGACTGGATGCTGTCCGGAATGGAACGCTGGAAGCCTCCGTGGGCGGTCACTTTATGGAAGGCGCCTGGGTGCTGGCATTGATATATGATCATTATCACGGCAAGGATTTTTCTACCCAAGGGACAACCCAGGAATTTCACATGCAACTGGTGGATCGGAGCAATCTCGAAACGTATCTGCCTGTCCTGAACCACACCAATTGGAAACGTATTGATTTCAAGCAGTTTACCAGGACGCACAATCCTCGCTTGAAAAGGTATGATTTCAGCCCCGACGCCGTGGTTCGGCAGTTGGCCAGACGCTGATCACGCTCTGGCAAGCCGCTCTCCCCTGTGCTATCACCCCTCTCATGCGGTTTCTGTCCAAGATCATCCCGACCAAACAGCGCGGCGACCTCGGTGAGGATGCTGCGGCGAGGTTTTTGGAGCAGAAGGGCTTTCGCGTGCTGGAGCGCAACTGGCGGTTCCGGCAGTGGGAGCTGGATCTGATCTGCCGTGACGGAGACACCGTGGTCTTTGTGGAAGTGAAGACGCGGAGGGCCGGTTCCATGGGAACACCCGGCGATGCCCTGAACCGCAAGAAGCAGGCGCGGCTGGTCAAGGCGGCCAGTCAGTATCTGAGCAAACATGACCTGTGGGATGAACCGTGCCGGTTCGATCTGGCCGCGGTCATCGACACTGGTGTGTCCATGGATGTGGAGCACACTGAAAATGCATTTGATCTCACCGACCATACAGGCGGGTGGTAATATATGAGTGACTACGGAAAACTGTGGGTGGTAGCCACCCCGTTGGGCAACATCGGCGATCTGTCCCCTCGCGCACGAGAAGTGCTCATGGACGCAGACGTGATTCTGGCCGAGGACACGCGCCGGGCCGGGCTTCTGTTCAAGCGTCTTGAGCTGGAACGGCACGGGCGCCTCATGTCTTTCTTTGAGCACAACGAGGACAAACGCCTGCCCAAGGTGCTTGGATTTTTGGAAGACGGCATGTCGGTGGCATTGATCTCCGATGCCGGAACACCACTGCTGTCCGACCCCGGCTTCACCTTGGTTCGCGCCTGCCGCGACGAAGGTTTTGATGTTTCACCCGTTCCCGGCCCCAGCGCCCCTGTTGTTGCGTTGTCCGCATCCGGGCTGCCGCCGCTTCCCTATACTTTTCTCGGCTTTCCCCCGCGCAAGAAGTCACAGACAGAGAAGATGTTCTCTGCCCATCGTGACACCGGCGCGACCCTCGTTTTCTTTGAGCGCAAGTCTCGTCTCAAGGGAACGCTCTCCATTGCCTTTGAGCAGCTCGGTGACCGCGAGTTCTGCGTGGCCCGTGAATTAACCAAGGATTACGAAGAATTTCTGCGTGGAACCTTGTCTGAGCTGGACGATTTCGATTTCGAATTGCGTGGCGAATTGACGGTTATCATTGCGCCAGGCGGCGAGGATGGCGATGCTTCCGAGGAAGCTGTGGTGCGACTCCTCGAAGAGGAACGCGAGGCAGGCGGCAAGCCCAAGGAAGTGGCGCGCCGTGTAGCCGAACGCGTGTCCGGCTGGACAGCCAAGGAAGTGTATGCTTTGATGCGGGACCTTTAATTAGAGTAATGGGAGAACCGCCCATGCGGGCGGATGAAGAGTGGACGAGCAGGGCTGCCTGCCCTGCACCCGGCCAAAGGCCGAGGGCCTTTGGAATCCCATCTGCGCCTGTCGGCGCAAAAGTTGATTATATAAATAAAACAACGCCTAGCATGACGTGTTGCTTCGAGCGAAGCGAGCGACAAAAGGTTTAGGAGATTCTTAAGAACCCTTTTCCCAAAGGGTTCTTAAGCCGTCGGAGACGCCTCTCCGGCGAGGAGGCCCCCGGCAGGGCTCTTAGGCAAAGCCGGCGGCACAAACAAAATTATGAGCCTTAAATCCATACACGGTAAGGTCCTGAACGGGACACCGCTTACCGAATCCGACATCCAGTACATCGTAGACCTTCCCGACGATCGCCTCGGCGAACTGTCGGCCTGCGCCCATTCGATCCGCCAAACCCACTTCAAACAGGAACTGGGTCTGTGCGCGATCATCAACGCCAAATCCGGCACCTGCTCCGAGAACTGTTCGTTCTGCGCCCAGTCGGGCCACCATGGAGCGGAAAGCCCGGAATACCCGCTGCTGCCCATTGAAGATATCGTGGAGGCGGGCAGAAAGGCGCAAAACCACGGCGTGACACGCTTCGGCGTGGTGGCCAGCGGCAAACTGGTGGGTAGGGACGACCTCGCGGGATTCACCGAAGCCGTGCGCGGCTTGGCCAAGCTGGGCATCAAGCCGGACCTGTCACCGGGAATTCTGGACCGTTCGCAACTAAAGGCGTTGAAAAAAGAAGGCCTGAAAGGGTACCATCACAATCTGGAAACTTCGGCTTCGTTCTTTCCGAAGATGTGTACCACGCACGCCTATGAAGAGGACGTGCGGGCGGTGCGAGCCGGAATGGACGCCGGATTGTACGTCTGCTCGGGCGGTATCTTCGGCATTGGTGAATCCTGGACAGACCGGGTGGAGCTGGCCATGCTGCTCAAAGAACTGGGCGTGCCGTCGGTTCCCATGAATTTTCTGCATCCGATTGCAGGTACACCGCTGGAGAAACAGCCGGTCCTGTCGCCCGAAGAGGCGCTCAAGATCGTGGCGCTTTACCGGTTCCTGCTGCCGGATCGGACTTTGCGTATTTGCGGCGGCCGTCCCACCGTGTTTGGTGCGGAGCGGCGCAAGGAGTTGCTGACCTCGGGCATGAACGGCCTGATGGTGGGCGACTACCTGACCACCAGCGGCGGCGACGTGCTGGCTGATCTGGACGAAATCCGCGAGGCCGAACTGGTTCCGGAAATTCTTGGATAGGAGTGAGTCATGAAGAGTAATACGCTCACTGATCTGCATATGCTGGTCTGGACTTCGCTCATGGCAGCCACCATCAGCGCGGGCGCGTATCTGATCGTGCCCGTAGGTCCAGTGCCTGTCTCCATGCAGCCGCTCTTCGTCTTTCTTGCCGGATATGTGCTCGGCCCCAAACGTGGCGCCATTGCCGTGGGCCTCTATCTGTTGGCAGGCACCATCGGATTGCCCGTGTTCGCGGGCGGCAAGTCCGGCCTTGGCCATTTGCTCGGTCCTACGGGCGGCTATCTCTTCGGGTTTGCGGCGTCCGCGTATGTTTGCGGCTATGCCCGGCGGGAGTCTGCAACTATCCCGTGGCGCAAGGGTCTTGCCTATGGCGCGCTCGCACTTATTGCTGTATACGGTATCGGTGCGGTCTGGTTGAAGATTGCCCTGTCCATGACGTTTGAAAAGGCCATACTGGTTGGTGTGGTGCCGTTCATCGTCTGGGATGCGGGCAAGGTCGTACTGGCCCTGATGTGCAGCCGATATCTGGCAAAGTATCGACTGTTGCCGGGGCAGAGGTAGGAGAGGCCTGCCCGAGACGCGCTTCGTTCATAGAGAACCTAGTGCAATTATTGAAACAACCTTGCGCCGACAGGCGCACAATGGGATTCCAAAGGGTATAGCCCTTTGGCCGCCGGGGGCGAAGACACCCGACAATCGCCGCGAGCGGCATCCCTGTCTGATTTAATATAAGAAAACTTGGAATACACCGTGCATAATCCCGACTCCCACGCCATGGCTTATTGCCGCAGCTTTTTCCGCTGCTATTTGGCTGGTGCGGGCTTCAATACGCGCGGCCTGCAGAATATCGGGCTGGTGTTTGCCATGCAGCCCGGGCTGAAGGCGATCCATACCGATCCCAAGGAGCTCAAGGCAGCGCAGAAACGGTACGTACGACACTATCAGTCACACCCGTTCTGGATGCCATGCATGGTGGGCATCCTGTTGAACGTGGAGAGCGCCATCGCGGCAGGTCGGTTCCCGGCAAAGATGTTAACCAAGGTCAAGGATACCACCTCGTATACCTTGTCCGCCTTGGGTGACTCCGTATTTGCCGGCAGCATGCTGATCTTCTGGGCGCTCATGACCATCTGCCTGCTGCTGTCCGGCTGGGATACGGCGGCCCTGCTGTTTGGTCTAAGCATCTTCACGGCATTGCAGGTCTTCCGGCTGTACTCGTTCATATGCGGGGTCCGGCAGGGCTTCAAATTCCTGGAACGGCTGAAACGATGGGACCTCATCAACTGGGGGCGGCGGGTCAAGTACCTCAATGCCGCGCTCCTGGTCTGGCTGTGGACCCTGATTTGGCCGAGGCCCTACGACTGGTGGGAATGGCTCATCGGTGTAGGGGCGCTCATGTTGTTTGGCCGGTTTGTCCGTATGGGCATGGTCTCCCGCGTGTTCGCGGTGGCCATATTCGTAGCGTTGATAGATTCATTCCCGGTCATAGAGCAGTGGGTAAGAAACGCGCTTTAACTTGTTATTTTCGCCCCAATCAGCCATATAGTGGGGTGGAACAAGATTAGGATATATATGAATACCAACAATCAAACCAACAGCGACGGGGGAAACGTCCAGTCCCGCCTGGTCATCGTTGCCAACGAGCACGGGTTGCATGCCCGGCCCGCAGGTAAGCTGGCTCAGCAGGCGCAGGCCTTTGAGGCGGACATCCTCCTCGTGTATGACGAACAGGAAGTGGATGCCAAATCCATCCTCGACGTGTTGACCCTGGCCGCCGGGCCGGGTGAAAAGCTGGAAATCCGCGCATCCGGCAGCGATGCCGAACAGGCCGCGGATGCCCTGCAAACCCTGTTTGCAAATAAGTTCGAAGAGTAAAACATGGCCGACAAGATCCTTTCGGGCATATCCGTTGCCACCGGCATAGCTATCGGCAAGGCGTTTTTCGTCAACCGGAATCATAAGGCGCACCTGCCGCGCCAGACCGTGAGCGCCGATCAGGTGGCTAACGAGATATCTCTGCTCCACGATGCTTTTGCCCTGGTGGAGGCGGAGTTGAGCGCGACCCGTGAGCATGTTCCCGCAGAGCTCAAGGATTACGGCCTGCTCATCGACACCCATATCCTCATGCTCAAGGACCCGAAATTGTCCGGCACCGCAGAGGAATATATCAAGAGCCTTGGTCTGAACGCGGCCTGGGCGTTGGAAAAAGCCGTAGCCGATCAGGAGGCCGCCTTCGGGGCCATCGATGACCCGTATATCCGCGAACGCATGCAGGATGTGCGTGTGGTGGCGGATAAGGTGCAGGCCAAACTCATCGGCCATGAAGCCGATCTGGAAGCCCTGTCGGGGCGCGCCATCATCATGGCTCACGACCTGACTCCGGCGGATACCGTGGAACTGCAGGTGGACAAGATCATGGGCTTTGCCACGGTCTGCGGCGGCAAGACCTCGCACACCGGCATCATGGCCCGTTCCCTTGCCATCCCCGCTCTGGTGGGCGTGGACAAGCTGGAGGATTACGTCAACGACGGCGACCTCGTGGTCATCGACGGTCTGTCCGGCAAGATCGTGGTCAATCCCACCGACGACGAGCTCGAAGAATACAACGAGCGCGCCGCTTTCTTTGAGGACTATTCCCGCAAGATCAAGCGGCACTGCCAGTTGCCAGCCGAAACCTTTGACGGCTCCCGTGTCAAGGTCATGGCCAACATCGAGCTGGTGGAAGAAGTGGCCTCGGTCATCGATAACGGCGGCGAAGGCGTTGGGCTGTACCGCACGGAATACGCGTACCTCAATCGCACCGAGCTGCCCGACGAGGATGAGCTGGCCGAAAAGTACATTGATCTGGCCGCCATCATGTCACCACGCAAGGTCATCTTCCGTACCCTTGATCTGGGGGCGGACAAGTTTATTTCCTCTTATGGCGAGCTGAACGAGGTCAATCCGGCCATGGGGCTGCGCGCCATCCGGTTCTGCCTGAAGCATCCCAAGCTGTTCAAGACACAGCTTCGGGCCATTCTGCGCGCTTCAGCTTATGGCAATGTCTCCCTCATGTTCCCCATGATTTCGGGTGTGAAGGAAGTGCGTCAGGCCAAGGCATGGCTAGCTCAGGCCAAGGCAGAGCTGCGCCGCGAGGGCGTGGAGTACGATCCCAACATCCCGGTGGGCATCATGATCGAGCTGCCTGCAGCCGTGATGATCGCAGAATATCTCGCTCAGGAAGTGGATTTCTTTTCCATCGGCACCAACGACCTGATTCAGTATTCCATCGGCGTGGACCGGACCAACCACCACGTCTCGTATCTGTATCAGCCGTTGCATCCGGCCACGCTGCGCACCATCAAGTTGGTGGTTGACGCCGCGCATCAGGCAGGCATAGAAGTCTCCCTGTGTGGCGAAGTGGCGAGTGACCCGTTCTGCGTGCCCATCCTGCTCGGTATGGGCATTGATTCCATCTCGCTCACGCCTCAGGCTATTCCTGGCATCAAGCGCATTATCCGGCAGACCAACATGCATGACTGCCGCAAACTGCTCAAAGACGTCCTTGAATGCCGGACGGTAAGCCGTATCAACAATCTGGTGATGGATAATATTTTCAAGCATTTCCCGGATGAGGTGTCCTTTTTCACCTCGCTCCTCGAAAACGACGAAGCCGGCTCCTAGGCCGCGCTCCTATATATCATGGCAAAAAAGAAGAAGCATAAAACGTCGCCCAATACCATTGGCACGAACAAGCAGGCCCGCCGCCTGTATGAGATTCTCGAGACCTTTGAGGCAGGTATCTCCCTGCTCGGTTCCGAGGTCAAATCCTTGCGGGGCGGCCATGTCTCTTTCAAGGATGGATACGTTTCCTTCCACGATGGGTCGGCCTTTCTCGTAGGCGTGCATATCGCCCCTTACGAGCAGACCGGTCCTTACGATCAGCACGATCCCGAACGGCGCCGCCGTTTGTTGTTGCACAAGCACGAGATCGAAGTGCTCCAGTCCAAGGTCGATCAGAAGGGACTCACAGTCGTGCCCATGAAAATGTATTTTTCCAAGGGCAAGGTGAAACTGCAGATCGGATTGGGCCGAGGTAAGAACGTCCATTCCAAGAAGCAGGATTTGAAGGATCGCGATATCGCTCGCGACACCGCACGCCAGTTGGCTGCGTACAAATAGAATAAACTGTTCCGTGATTTCAGAGAGTCAAATTGAGATACTTCGGCAGGCTGTGCAGTTTAAGCGAATGGCCCATGAAGACAGGTTTCGTTCGATCTTTCAAACCGGCCTAAATATGGTAGAGCCACATAATGGGAATTCGTGTGGCTCTATTATTGGCGAGTTCGTCAAAGATGCTTCACAAGAAGTCGTTAAGTTTGGAACGGATGTTCAGAAGGAATTATTTGAAACTTTAGTGAAGCTGAATTTGGATATTTCCTGTGAAGAAGAGAAAAATCAATGCATGGGAATGATTGATTCTTTCTTCGATAGTGGTGACTATCTTAAATCGTTTGATAATTTCTTGCTTTCACTGGAAAGATCCTATGCCAGATTTGGGGTGAAAATTGATGTGAGTACTACTCCCATTGATAATCAGCGTACATTGTTTGAAGTCGGGTATTTGAATAACACCAGACTAACAACACAGCGTATCTCTCATCAATTGGATATTCTTGTAGCCAAGAATGGTAAAGCGACTCTCCATGAACTGCGCGGGTGTATTTCGTTTACGCCAAAACTTGGCCCGTTCGAACTTCATACGGACAAGATCCTATCGTTTTTGAAAAAGGTGATGAAGTAGTGTTGAGGACCTACGAAGATCTCGTGAGTGCATGTCTTGCCAGCGGCAAGAACTATCATTTGCTGTATGTCTATATGAAGCGTGAGTTCGCTTCCCCAGAAATGCTCGCTGCCATGTTGCCCGATCAGGATGTGTCCGGCTTGCAGGAAATCTCCGCCATCCTGTTTGATGCCCATGAACCGGTCTATCCCGGTTTGACCTTTGAGCAGATGGCCGCCCATGCCGACGGTGTCACCACGGATTGGGATGTGGTCTTTATCCTCACGGCCCGCAATGAGAGCAACAAGCCGCTGACCGACGAGCAGGCCAAAAAACACCTCGCTGACATGCGTGAAAAGATCATGGCCGGTGAATTCCCGGTGGGTGCTCCCATATTCGACCGAAATGGTGATCTCAAAGCTCTCGACAAGGCTGCTCCCATTCAAATGGCGGCAACCGGAAGGTTGAACTAAGTCCGTTGGATGGAAACAACTGATTGTAACGAGCCCGGAAGCATGCTTCCGGGCTCGTTTCTTTTTAGCTGGTACCAAGTTCATCGTGGGCACCCTGATGGTGCCATTTACGGAGGACGGTGATTGATTGACACGCTTCCATCGCCGCCGTACTTTCAGCCTATGCCCAACTATCCAAAATCGCTGACATCCGCACATAAGCGGTTCCTGAAAGGCCTCTTCCCGGACGAGGACTGTTTGCTGTCGCCTGAACAAATGGCGCCGTTCTCGGCCGATGCGAGCCTGGAGCGCGCCATGCCGTGGGGCGTGGTCCGGCCTCAGAGCCGTGAGCAGATCGAGGAACTGTTGAAATGGGCGCAGACGGAACGCATGCCGATCTACGGCAGGGCGCGGGGAACAGGCAGAGTGGGCAACGCCGTGCCGAGTCTGGGCGGTCTCGTGGTCTCCATGCTCAAGATGAACCGTGTGCTGGAGGTGGACGAATACGATGCCATCGCCGTGACACAACCGGGCGTGATTACGTCGGATTTGCAGAACATCTGCGCGGAAAAGAAGATGTTTTACCCACCGGATCCGGCGAGTGTGCGTATTTCCACCATTGGCGGCAACGTGTCCACTTGCGCGGGCGGGTTGAAGGCCGTGAAGTACGGCGTGACGCGCGACTGGGTGCTGGGGCTGGAAGCGGTGCTACCGGGCGGCAAGGTCATGCGCAGCGGCGGGCGCTCACATAAAGATGTAGTAGGCCTCGATCTAACGAGGCTCTTCGTGGGGGCCAATGGCAAACTGGGCCTGATCACGGAGATTACGGTCAAACTCATTCCTCTGCCCGAGGCGTCGGCATCTGTGTTGGTGGGGTTCTCTGACTTGCAATCGTCATTGGAAGGCGCCAAAGCTGTATTCCAATCGGGCGTGCTCCCTGCGGCGTGTGAGTTCATGGATAGAATCACGCTGGAGGCCGTGCGGCAGGGCGAGGAGGAGATCCCGTTGGCGGACAGTGCCGAGGCCGCATTGCTGTTCAAGCTGGATGGCACCGAAGAGGGCGTGAATGCCGAGGTGCGGCAACTGGTCAAGGCGTTGGAGCCGCAAAAGCCGGTGTCCATCGAGACCGGGCGTGGCGTTGAAGAAGAGCGCATCTGGACC of the Pseudodesulfovibrio sp. zrk46 genome contains:
- the ptsP gene encoding phosphoenolpyruvate--protein phosphotransferase encodes the protein MADKILSGISVATGIAIGKAFFVNRNHKAHLPRQTVSADQVANEISLLHDAFALVEAELSATREHVPAELKDYGLLIDTHILMLKDPKLSGTAEEYIKSLGLNAAWALEKAVADQEAAFGAIDDPYIRERMQDVRVVADKVQAKLIGHEADLEALSGRAIIMAHDLTPADTVELQVDKIMGFATVCGGKTSHTGIMARSLAIPALVGVDKLEDYVNDGDLVVIDGLSGKIVVNPTDDELEEYNERAAFFEDYSRKIKRHCQLPAETFDGSRVKVMANIELVEEVASVIDNGGEGVGLYRTEYAYLNRTELPDEDELAEKYIDLAAIMSPRKVIFRTLDLGADKFISSYGELNEVNPAMGLRAIRFCLKHPKLFKTQLRAILRASAYGNVSLMFPMISGVKEVRQAKAWLAQAKAELRREGVEYDPNIPVGIMIELPAAVMIAEYLAQEVDFFSIGTNDLIQYSIGVDRTNHHVSYLYQPLHPATLRTIKLVVDAAHQAGIEVSLCGEVASDPFCVPILLGMGIDSISLTPQAIPGIKRIIRQTNMHDCRKLLKDVLECRTVSRINNLVMDNIFKHFPDEVSFFTSLLENDEAGS
- the smpB gene encoding SsrA-binding protein SmpB, encoding MAKKKKHKTSPNTIGTNKQARRLYEILETFEAGISLLGSEVKSLRGGHVSFKDGYVSFHDGSAFLVGVHIAPYEQTGPYDQHDPERRRRLLLHKHEIEVLQSKVDQKGLTVVPMKMYFSKGKVKLQIGLGRGKNVHSKKQDLKDRDIARDTARQLAAYK
- a CDS encoding FAD-linked oxidase C-terminal domain-containing protein; translated protein: MPNYPKSLTSAHKRFLKGLFPDEDCLLSPEQMAPFSADASLERAMPWGVVRPQSREQIEELLKWAQTERMPIYGRARGTGRVGNAVPSLGGLVVSMLKMNRVLEVDEYDAIAVTQPGVITSDLQNICAEKKMFYPPDPASVRISTIGGNVSTCAGGLKAVKYGVTRDWVLGLEAVLPGGKVMRSGGRSHKDVVGLDLTRLFVGANGKLGLITEITVKLIPLPEASASVLVGFSDLQSSLEGAKAVFQSGVLPAACEFMDRITLEAVRQGEEEIPLADSAEAALLFKLDGTEEGVNAEVRQLVKALEPQKPVSIETGRGVEEERIWTVRRGISPAAFRIKPTKLAEDISVPRSRVAEAVERAHKIGESHDLTVLCFGHLGDGNIHVNIMHDGENSDEVKRAHIAKNEVFRLAVELGGTISGEHGTGLTKAYFVPEQLPALNVQIMNSIKSIFDPQNIMNPGKGW